One window from the genome of Dermacentor silvarum isolate Dsil-2018 chromosome 5, BIME_Dsil_1.4, whole genome shotgun sequence encodes:
- the LOC119453148 gene encoding activator of 90 kDa heat shock protein ATPase homolog 1-like translates to MVQAFSQSPCVLEVQKGGKFELFGGNVSGTFLELIPDKKIRMQWRFGSWPQSHYSDVTIDIEQKSDCTEVTLTQDGVPQGEADRTRDGWQRHYWDSMKRTFGFGAILF, encoded by the exons ATGGTGCAGGCATTCAGCCAAAGCCCATGTGTTTTGGAAGTGCAGAAAGGAGGAAAATTCGAACTATTTGGAGGCAACGTCAGCGGAACCTTCCTCGAGCTA atcccagacaagaaGATCCGCATGCAGTGGCGGTTTGGCAGCTGGCCCCAGAGTCACTACTCCGACGTGACCATCGACATTGAGCAGAAGTCGGACTGCACCGAGGTAACACTGACGCAGGACGGGGTCCCGCAGGGAGAGGCGGACCGCACACGCGACGGCTGGCAGCGCCACTATTGGGACAGCATGAAGCGAACGTTTGGCTTCGGGGCCATCCTGTTCTGA